CTTGAGGGAGACCTGGCCTGACTATCATGCTCATCAATTTGTCCAGAATTTGTACTCCACAGAAAGGAAGATTTTCCTTGTGTAGAATTCTCGGCTAAGTCACTGAGATCCTGCCAAAGGCTTCGGGATTTGTTTTCATGCAGATTCTCACTTATGCAAACCTCGTTTCTAAACCTATTAGTCCAATCTGTTGGGGACAAATTTAAATCAACATGAAGACTAACTCCCACATCTGACCAGACATAGAATTGAAATGACGATGGAGGAGCTTCAGTAGCTGCTTTTACTGAAGAGGCAAAATCTTTCTCAACTGAAGGTGCAGATGCTTCTACTACTTCGCTGTTATTTTGGTGACAAATCAGCACTGTGCTGTCTCTCATTTTACCTAAATGTATTTCGAAGCCTCTTCCAGGTGACTTTGCCTTCTTCAAACCTATATGCATCGTATAGCCAAAGCACCCTGCATGTGCTGCACACAATTAAATGAGACATGTTCCAACAGACTGtacaactaaaagaaaaatgtaaataaaggTGGAGTAATTTTTTATCCAGATCAACTGCCCTTGCCTTGCACAATTCTAGGCCAAGTCATAGGAGCTATACCTTCTGTGAAATCAATAACATAACTTTTTAAGACGACCatagttttcaaaattcaaacagCTCTGCAAACCAGTAATGGAAGACTGAAACTTACATTGTCTTCCTAACTAAGACAATCATTATTCTAATCCATTAACCGGTGCAAAAGAATCACTTCACCTACCCCTTGGCATAAAGTATATAAACTGCTTCCTGATTTCTTTAAAAGATCGAAGAAGAATAATTTGGTTAGACAGTTGAACTGCGAAGGCAGGTATACAAGGTCTTGCACAATTGAACACAAGCCACATAATTGTGGGTGCAGCCAAATTTGGCATTACAGAATCAAAGATgacaaaatattaatacaataaaaaagaaaatcaggagcaatggaaaaattatttgcatCCATTTGCCAGAATACTTTTGGTCAGTCATTTGAGATCTTTAGGCTGCAGTTCCAAGGAGTGGGATTTTGACCCAACAATGATAAGGATCTTGCAATCAAACATTGTATGCATCCATCTTCCCCCACCCCTCACTGCTTGAAAATCAGAAGAATTGCAAAATGAGGAAAAGAACGAGTCCAGTAAAGTAAGACAAAACATTGTGCATACATCCTAGGAGTACCCGAATACACTGAATTGGATTGGGCATCATCCCAGTAATTCATAGATATTTTTCAACCATGGGAAATGTAGAATTACAAGATCTCATCTCAGCGAAAAACAGGTGAGAGGGTGTGGAATGAAAATTATCAGTGAAACAGTGGAATTTTCCCCACCTAGGAACTAGAGGGTTTTCTCATACAAAATTTATTGTTCTTCCTTCAGGTTTGTATTTTTTCAGCAGCACCACACCGCAATATCTAGTTTTCTTAGATCTACTGCAGTGTCCCCCAATCACTAAGCAGACCCTTCTAAGAAGAATAGTCACTTGAgccaaacacacaaaaaaaaaacacaaaaatctGTTCAAGAAACTTCGCGCCTACTATCATTGTTTCTTGAAATGAAACACTTGTACATTTAATAAAGAACTAAATGGGGAAATGACAATATTTTGAACCTTCACAGGAAATCAGTTCCAATTCATCATCTTATGCTTGGAACAACGGCATTGACAAGCATATTTATGAGTAAGACTAAGATATTAATTCGTAAGCACCCCATTGCATCTTTAGTAGGTGAA
The Vigna angularis cultivar LongXiaoDou No.4 chromosome 5, ASM1680809v1, whole genome shotgun sequence genome window above contains:
- the LOC108338911 gene encoding uncharacterized protein LOC108338911 isoform X3 yields the protein MPNLAAPTIMWLVFNCARPCIPAFAVQLSNQIILLRSFKEIRKQFIYFMPRAHAGCFGYTMHIGLKKAKSPGRGFEIHLGKMRDSTVLICHQNNSEVVEASAPSVEKDFASSVKAATEAPPSSFQFYVWSDVGVSLHVDLNLSPTDWTNRFRNEVCISENLHENKSRSLWQDLSDLAENSTQGKSSFLWSTNSGQIDEHDSQARSPSSLKLTKDGATDLDKQNTDGSPLICNSLTPCSMTVKVKDNLQEKHSTLSAEARNGALNTFICGAESCAKDKSKKIIDSDATNMPFIKSICDSVVKSLSYPGILELQNSKPDNECFEDCALLNDSCFVNPSLVCAGASVSSSVGVQNSEVINCRKYGSVSLYGNDDSLDLSDPKSTFPDMEQGGWQDC